One Bacteriovorax sp. PP10 DNA window includes the following coding sequences:
- a CDS encoding multiheme c-type cytochrome, producing MKKLILPLLLTLASCSNFIDQIDKTSVPKAAQEKKFSLLFSHNISGETHPCGCRNFPLGGLPQVAGLFAKISNDSELLYVDTGDTFFPSSVVPVSMKDSLTFAANNLAIGLDQVGLKYFVPGDQDFAMGVQFLQGVANSRKFEFLIGNLSDENLLKHKKFAIIDRNKTKIFLVGLVDPEAFNGPAAHYFTKPADALPGIIEEITKAGYDKKNDYHRLVILSHAGIDPDEQLAKQFPFIDWIIGAHSQSFLRYSKDEGNVKMVQTLSKNHYIGDIKIDLNSKKQTDTYELHEVRDELERNIEPNPLRAFIDDHKAKMNDLQIKEQAKMGMSETLHESVNANVTKFKTAASYLESHKKQAEFWQGTPHAIAYTTLIKVNEANNLSCIGCHSLGLNDPRGYTTQKNMVTFKGKPMKGYWDEVKKISAHVESVRKASPADVKKVSVQWFALDKKAGVKSNFANVQCLSCHAVEELSPTKDTKKLAQKDIEFNIKNKCLGCHTQDQSPEWYDSGIKVNEKFNENYKKMSCPRIN from the coding sequence ATGAAAAAACTTATTCTTCCCCTGTTGTTGACTCTTGCCTCTTGCTCAAACTTTATCGATCAGATCGATAAAACGAGTGTTCCCAAGGCCGCACAGGAGAAGAAGTTTTCATTACTTTTTTCTCACAATATCAGTGGTGAAACTCATCCATGTGGTTGCAGGAACTTTCCTTTAGGTGGGCTTCCGCAAGTGGCAGGTCTTTTTGCAAAAATTTCAAACGACAGTGAACTTTTATATGTTGATACGGGAGATACTTTTTTTCCGTCATCAGTTGTTCCTGTTTCAATGAAAGACTCATTAACTTTTGCAGCTAATAACCTGGCGATTGGTTTAGATCAGGTTGGACTTAAGTACTTCGTTCCTGGAGACCAGGACTTTGCCATGGGTGTGCAGTTTCTTCAGGGTGTAGCGAACTCTAGAAAGTTTGAATTCTTAATTGGGAACTTAAGTGATGAGAATCTTCTTAAGCACAAAAAGTTTGCCATCATTGATAGAAACAAGACAAAAATCTTTCTTGTGGGTTTAGTTGATCCTGAAGCCTTCAATGGCCCGGCAGCTCATTACTTTACGAAACCAGCAGACGCTCTTCCTGGAATTATTGAAGAGATCACAAAAGCTGGTTACGACAAAAAGAACGACTACCACCGCTTAGTTATTTTATCTCACGCTGGAATTGATCCGGATGAGCAACTGGCAAAACAATTTCCTTTTATTGACTGGATTATCGGTGCTCACTCACAAAGCTTCCTTCGTTACTCAAAAGACGAAGGGAATGTAAAAATGGTTCAGACACTTTCTAAAAATCATTACATCGGTGATATCAAGATTGATTTAAACTCTAAGAAACAAACTGATACTTATGAGCTGCACGAAGTTCGCGATGAACTGGAAAGAAATATCGAGCCGAATCCGCTGAGAGCTTTCATTGACGACCATAAAGCAAAGATGAATGACTTGCAGATTAAAGAGCAAGCTAAAATGGGAATGAGTGAAACTCTTCACGAATCAGTTAATGCCAACGTAACGAAGTTTAAGACCGCTGCAAGCTATTTAGAGTCTCATAAAAAACAAGCTGAGTTCTGGCAAGGTACTCCTCACGCCATTGCTTACACGACTCTAATAAAAGTTAATGAGGCCAATAATCTTTCATGTATCGGATGCCACTCTCTTGGACTCAATGACCCTCGTGGATACACAACTCAAAAGAACATGGTGACTTTCAAAGGCAAACCGATGAAAGGATACTGGGATGAAGTCAAAAAAATCAGTGCTCATGTTGAATCAGTAAGAAAAGCAAGTCCTGCTGACGTTAAGAAAGTTTCTGTGCAATGGTTTGCTCTGGATAAAAAAGCAGGAGTTAAAAGTAACTTCGCCAACGTTCAGTGTTTAAGCTGTCACGCTGTGGAAGAGCTCTCTCCTACTAAAGACACGAAGAAGCTTGCGCAAAAAGACATCGAATTTAATATCAAAAATAAGTGCCTAGGCTGTCACACTCAAGATCAATCTCCAGAGTGGTATGACAGTGGAATAAAAGTGAATGAGAAATTTAACGAGAACTATAAGAAAATGAGTTGTCCTAGAATCAATTAA
- a CDS encoding tetratricopeptide repeat protein, translating into MKRSQIFICALLLVTFAGCKTQEDIRREQTVQNLNSEIQETKKTAASGNSRFQSIEEQMQRLTGQVEESNHNRAQTLKENQQLSERINALEEANKKSVEYLKALTEKVNNQSGYIEEVIASLAKLSEKPAPSSSKKKAVNPDSVELDADDAPATFDGGLKAYKAKDLESAKAIFKEVADNKKASKKNREGATHYLGMIELKAKNYDAAKVHFSKVFSDNPNSSFAPAALLNLGKTFTATKSKEEANMTYDELISRFPKSKEATEAAKLRK; encoded by the coding sequence ATGAAACGTTCTCAAATCTTTATTTGTGCTCTTCTTTTAGTAACTTTTGCTGGTTGTAAAACTCAGGAAGACATTCGTCGCGAACAAACTGTTCAAAACTTAAATTCAGAAATTCAAGAAACAAAAAAGACCGCAGCTTCTGGTAACTCACGCTTTCAGTCAATTGAAGAGCAAATGCAAAGGCTGACAGGTCAAGTTGAAGAGTCTAATCACAACCGTGCTCAGACATTAAAAGAAAACCAACAACTCTCAGAGCGCATCAATGCTCTGGAAGAAGCTAATAAAAAATCAGTTGAATACTTAAAAGCGTTAACTGAAAAAGTTAACAACCAAAGTGGTTACATCGAAGAAGTTATCGCCTCTCTTGCAAAACTTTCTGAGAAACCAGCTCCGTCTAGTTCAAAAAAAAAAGCAGTAAATCCAGATAGTGTTGAACTAGATGCTGATGATGCTCCTGCGACTTTTGATGGTGGACTAAAGGCCTATAAGGCAAAAGACTTAGAAAGCGCTAAAGCTATTTTTAAAGAAGTCGCAGATAACAAAAAAGCTAGTAAGAAGAACCGTGAAGGTGCGACTCACTATCTTGGAATGATCGAGCTTAAAGCTAAAAACTATGACGCTGCAAAAGTGCACTTCTCTAAAGTGTTCAGCGACAATCCAAATTCATCTTTTGCTCCAGCTGCCCTACTTAACCTTGGTAAGACATTCACGGCCACTAAATCGAAAGAAGAGGCCAACATGACTTACGATGAATTGATTTCTCGCTTTCCAAAAAGCAAAGAAGCAACTGAAGCTGCCAAACTAAGAAAGTAA
- a CDS encoding DUF4398 domain-containing protein, whose translation MKNKIFLIFIVLFVSACGLTTTRPKLEMSMAQTAFMAAKEAQADIKAPGLYRKAEYYYLKAKSSYKRKYFNKAQQYALLSKKYSERAEYVAIRKKTLENL comes from the coding sequence TTGAAAAATAAAATTTTTCTTATTTTCATAGTTCTATTTGTTTCAGCGTGTGGTTTAACGACCACACGCCCGAAACTTGAAATGTCCATGGCACAGACGGCCTTCATGGCCGCAAAAGAAGCTCAAGCAGATATCAAAGCTCCAGGGCTTTACCGAAAGGCCGAGTATTATTATCTAAAGGCCAAATCCTCATACAAACGTAAGTACTTCAATAAAGCTCAACAATACGCACTTCTATCCAAAAAATACTCTGAAAGAGCGGAATATGTTGCAATCAGAAAGAAGACGTTAGAAAATTTATAA
- the pal gene encoding peptidoglycan-associated lipoprotein Pal, with translation MKLRSVLILTILAATLTLTSCASNKKKTDGGDNVNVDSTTLDNGNNAGGVALELNGDSDSNRAGALQTVYFDYSSAAITGSTRDTLNANAEFLKKNASVKVQVEGHCDERGSVQFNLALGEKRAKSVKDYLLTQGIASSRLSIISLGKEKPVSFGHDEESWSKNRRGNFVVTEK, from the coding sequence ATGAAACTTAGATCGGTACTTATTTTAACTATCCTTGCTGCGACTTTAACGCTTACTTCTTGTGCTAGTAACAAGAAAAAAACTGATGGCGGAGACAACGTTAATGTTGACTCAACTACTTTGGATAATGGAAATAATGCTGGTGGTGTAGCGCTAGAACTTAACGGTGACTCTGATTCAAACCGTGCTGGTGCATTACAAACTGTTTATTTCGATTACAGCTCAGCTGCTATCACTGGATCAACTCGTGATACACTTAATGCTAACGCAGAATTCTTAAAGAAGAATGCATCTGTAAAAGTTCAAGTAGAAGGTCACTGTGATGAGCGCGGAAGTGTTCAATTCAACCTTGCACTTGGAGAAAAAAGAGCGAAATCTGTAAAAGATTATTTACTAACTCAAGGTATCGCTTCTAGCAGACTTTCGATCATTTCTCTTGGTAAAGAAAAACCAGTATCTTTCGGACACGATGAAGAGTCTTGGTCAAAAAACCGTAGAGGTAACTTCGTAGTAACTGAAAAATAG
- a CDS encoding YkvA family protein yields the protein MKNFFVKLKNFLTETANDERIPSRDKKVLVAMVALLISPIDIIPDWIPVIGLLDDLIILALIMDYFFEVLDQTILLSHYPWGMKSFARIRRIAGVLSFFVPNIIKDNLWKYTRDPF from the coding sequence ATGAAAAACTTCTTTGTAAAACTTAAAAACTTTTTAACAGAAACAGCTAATGATGAGCGCATTCCATCAAGAGACAAGAAGGTCCTTGTCGCTATGGTTGCCCTACTCATTTCCCCAATCGATATCATCCCAGACTGGATTCCAGTTATTGGGTTACTCGATGACCTGATTATTCTTGCTTTAATTATGGATTATTTCTTTGAGGTCTTAGACCAGACGATTCTGCTTTCGCACTATCCGTGGGGGATGAAAAGTTTCGCCCGCATTAGAAGAATTGCGGGCGTACTGTCTTTTTTCGTTCCGAATATTATCAAAGATAATCTTTGGAAGTATACGAGAGATCCATTCTAG
- a CDS encoding FHA domain-containing protein, producing MAVYLIFTLPDGEETKVHLSSSLIVGRAETCDVVLRESGVSSNHCSFVIDKDGKVQVQDLKSSNGTFKNGNPIKKTFLQVNDILKIYKVKVSIDGRKLNQEERDSIGFTKIVDVDMELTLPGLSVTKTKKPT from the coding sequence ATGGCCGTGTATCTGATTTTTACGTTACCCGACGGGGAAGAGACAAAAGTTCATTTATCATCATCACTTATTGTAGGCCGAGCTGAAACCTGTGACGTCGTATTACGTGAATCTGGTGTCAGTTCAAACCACTGCAGCTTTGTTATCGATAAAGACGGAAAAGTGCAGGTACAGGATTTAAAGTCTTCTAACGGTACGTTTAAGAACGGCAATCCCATCAAAAAAACTTTTCTTCAAGTAAATGACATACTGAAAATCTACAAAGTAAAAGTGTCGATTGACGGGCGCAAGCTCAATCAGGAAGAACGCGATAGTATTGGTTTTACCAAAATCGTCGACGTTGACATGGAGCTCACTCTTCCGGGCCTAAGTGTTACAAAAACTAAGAAGCCTACTTAG
- a CDS encoding type ISP restriction/modification enzyme: MQSYFKYVKGINEVYAEDDSTNELSYRLLLHDLLKKITTNLNANIKIIHEGKSIKKAGKPDFFLKDKKTLLNLSFIETKGIFSKEIEEQHHQIGRYVQNLDIVCTTDYCNFNLFIKGKKVKEVALLLKKKNQFFLDEQKVQSFEELISKLLQHSYQKEVSSHGLALYLASKAKLIKSTLEDLIDSRKPESQKIIIAFNYYQKSLKPDSTINEFVSNYVQCLIYGLFVAKIENSTVEIKKENITNLLSSKQGILKTLFGFLNEEECLGEQVNWILDDVAAYLNIIDIDAIKKEFDYNNWKEDPVIHFYETFIKYYDPNEKTEKGIFYTPDPVVSYIVESVDLILRNPATFNKKTGLASSGVTLLDPAAGTSTFLVKSLKKAYSNMMDESYQGKAKKDLTESVLPNFFGMEISLAPYVISHLKLSKMLEDFTIENSQDKHLNLFLTNTLSMKEGESGELEFMKELAKENHRANRVKKEQPILVIIGNPPYSASISNSKSKFMDNLIKDYRKLNTKIEKNSKALSNDYVKFIRWGEWKLAQSSNYGILGFITSNSYLDGVTHTGMRKHLMANFDEIYILNLHGDNRLPKLNGEEKDENVFDIKEGVSIIFGLKTSSNTAKAAKVYYHEIIGSRSRKYLHLLNKNIVTDEYEEMKPSAPYFLFKPQSNILSIVEGMSLDSIFISKYQGVKTHRDHFVVSHDKENLLNRLHIASSKRKTVDEICEELELESSETWCSNEAIIRLKKDGYSEEIVHSYGYRPFFNSFIYNDSNLIDRPRKEMQDDVQVKNNRFLIVGRSGKNISGSWNLVFSAETLVDTNFFYRGGAYCFPVYSSNADKPLLDTYESNINIEFIKDVRKKYGLNQINDMDVYFYILGLLNDENYIEENKEQLNIDFPIIPIKSKNKFLLYREYGELIDELFLKGIDPKEVGLSLKICGKNLKVEEFKYMDSKLYFNEKSYIEGLSSDHLNFTQGGYPIIEKFFKDLKKQELSLDKKFLNGLERAVASKELLMEIKDDLKADILILEESAQTSNLIQEKLLKRLNKLENKIKLKIS, translated from the coding sequence ATGCAATCTTATTTCAAATATGTGAAAGGAATTAATGAAGTTTATGCAGAAGATGATTCTACAAATGAATTGTCCTACAGGTTGTTGCTTCATGATTTACTAAAAAAAATTACAACTAATTTAAATGCAAATATAAAAATCATTCATGAAGGCAAGTCTATCAAGAAAGCTGGTAAGCCTGATTTCTTTTTAAAGGATAAAAAAACTCTTTTAAACTTAAGCTTTATTGAAACAAAAGGAATATTTTCTAAAGAAATTGAAGAGCAGCATCATCAAATCGGTAGATATGTTCAAAATTTAGATATTGTTTGTACTACAGATTATTGTAACTTTAATCTTTTTATAAAAGGGAAAAAAGTAAAAGAAGTTGCATTGCTGTTGAAAAAAAAGAATCAATTTTTTTTAGATGAACAAAAAGTGCAATCTTTCGAAGAATTAATTTCGAAGTTGCTACAGCATTCGTATCAAAAAGAAGTAAGTTCACATGGTCTTGCTTTGTACTTAGCTTCTAAAGCGAAATTGATAAAGTCAACTCTAGAAGATTTGATTGATAGTCGAAAGCCTGAATCCCAAAAAATAATAATAGCTTTCAATTATTATCAAAAATCATTAAAGCCAGATTCAACAATTAATGAGTTTGTAAGTAATTACGTTCAGTGTTTGATATATGGATTATTCGTAGCAAAGATTGAGAACTCTACAGTAGAGATTAAAAAAGAAAATATAACTAATCTTTTATCTTCTAAGCAAGGCATTTTGAAAACCTTGTTTGGATTTTTGAATGAAGAGGAGTGTCTTGGCGAGCAAGTAAATTGGATATTGGACGATGTTGCAGCTTATTTGAATATTATTGATATCGATGCGATAAAAAAAGAATTTGATTATAATAATTGGAAAGAAGATCCAGTTATACATTTTTATGAAACCTTTATTAAGTACTATGATCCTAACGAAAAAACGGAGAAAGGTATTTTTTATACTCCTGACCCAGTGGTTTCGTATATTGTTGAGTCTGTAGATTTAATACTACGAAATCCTGCAACATTTAATAAAAAAACAGGTCTCGCTTCTAGCGGTGTTACTCTCTTGGATCCAGCAGCTGGAACAAGTACTTTCTTAGTTAAGTCTTTAAAAAAAGCATATTCTAATATGATGGATGAATCTTATCAGGGAAAAGCAAAAAAAGATTTAACGGAAAGTGTGTTGCCTAATTTTTTTGGAATGGAAATTTCATTAGCTCCCTACGTAATTTCGCATTTAAAATTATCGAAAATGTTAGAAGATTTTACTATTGAAAATAGTCAGGATAAGCATTTAAATTTATTTCTTACAAACACCTTGTCTATGAAAGAAGGTGAAAGTGGTGAGCTTGAATTTATGAAAGAGCTTGCAAAGGAAAATCATCGAGCAAATAGAGTAAAAAAAGAGCAGCCAATATTAGTAATTATAGGAAACCCTCCTTACTCTGCTTCTATTTCAAATTCTAAGTCGAAATTTATGGATAATTTAATCAAAGACTATAGGAAATTAAATACAAAAATAGAGAAAAATTCAAAAGCGCTTTCTAATGATTATGTGAAATTTATTAGATGGGGGGAATGGAAATTAGCTCAAAGTAGTAATTATGGAATTTTAGGTTTTATCACTTCAAATTCCTACCTAGATGGTGTAACGCATACCGGAATGAGGAAGCACTTGATGGCGAATTTTGATGAAATTTATATTCTTAATTTGCATGGAGACAATAGGCTTCCCAAATTAAACGGTGAAGAAAAAGATGAAAATGTTTTTGATATTAAAGAAGGTGTTTCTATTATATTTGGATTAAAAACTAGCTCAAATACCGCTAAGGCAGCAAAGGTATACTATCATGAAATTATTGGATCAAGATCACGTAAATATTTACATCTTCTTAATAAGAACATCGTAACAGATGAGTATGAGGAAATGAAGCCGTCTGCGCCATATTTCTTATTCAAACCCCAGTCTAATATATTAAGTATTGTCGAGGGAATGTCATTAGATTCAATCTTTATAAGTAAATATCAAGGTGTGAAAACACATCGAGATCATTTTGTTGTATCACACGATAAAGAAAACTTACTCAATAGACTACATATTGCGTCTTCAAAAAGAAAAACAGTTGATGAGATTTGTGAAGAGTTAGAATTAGAATCATCTGAAACTTGGTGCTCTAATGAGGCAATTATAAGATTGAAAAAAGATGGGTATTCAGAAGAAATCGTTCATTCATACGGCTATCGTCCATTTTTTAATTCTTTTATATATAATGACTCAAATTTAATTGATCGTCCAAGGAAAGAAATGCAAGATGACGTTCAAGTTAAGAATAATAGATTCTTGATCGTAGGTCGTTCAGGGAAAAATATTTCTGGTTCTTGGAATTTGGTTTTTTCTGCAGAAACTTTGGTTGATACTAATTTCTTCTACAGAGGTGGGGCGTACTGTTTTCCTGTATATAGTTCAAATGCTGACAAGCCACTTCTAGATACATATGAATCTAATATAAATATAGAGTTTATTAAAGATGTAAGAAAAAAATATGGATTGAATCAAATTAACGATATGGATGTATATTTTTACATTTTAGGTCTTTTAAATGATGAAAATTATATCGAAGAAAATAAAGAGCAACTTAATATTGATTTTCCTATTATCCCCATTAAATCCAAGAATAAATTTCTTCTTTATAGAGAATACGGTGAACTTATCGATGAATTATTTCTTAAAGGTATAGATCCAAAAGAAGTGGGGTTATCGTTAAAGATCTGTGGGAAAAATTTAAAGGTCGAAGAATTTAAATATATGGATTCAAAGCTGTATTTTAATGAAAAATCGTACATTGAAGGTTTATCAAGTGACCATTTAAATTTTACTCAAGGTGGTTATCCGATTATTGAAAAATTTTTCAAAGATCTGAAAAAGCAAGAACTAAGTCTAGATAAAAAATTTTTGAATGGCCTTGAAAGAGCTGTGGCATCGAAAGAGTTATTAATGGAAATTAAAGATGACTTAAAAGCGGATATATTAATTCTAGAAGAGTCTGCTCAAACTTCAAATTTAATACAGGAAAAATTATTGAAAAGATTGAATAAGCTAGAGAATAAAATAAAACTTAAAATTAGTTAG